The segment GAAACAAAAAAGTAGAGATATTGGATGTATTAATAAGAGATAAAAATGGTGAATCTAAAGGAATATTTAAGGTAAATGATAGTATAAATATAGAAATTTTTTATAGAGCAAATGAAAGTTATGAAAATATAGTGTTTGGTATAGGGATATTTAGTTCAGAGAAAATAAATTGTTATGGTACTAATACAGATATAGATAAATTTAATTTGAATAACATTCCTGCTCAAGGGAGTATTGTATTTTCTGTGGAATCTTTAGTGTTGCAACCAGGTGTATATTCACTTGATATAGCTATTCATAAAGATGATGGAGAGCCCTTTGACTATATTAGTGGGAAATACAACTTTACTGTTTATTCTGATATAAACGATATAGGGATAGTTAAAATCAATCATGAATGGAAAATAAATTCTTTGCGTTTAAAGAGAGGAGGAATTGAACTTGACAAGTAAACAAATAGCAAAAATTTTGAAAAATAAAATGGATAAAATGGAAATTAAGAATAATAATTCCCAAAACGGAGATGACTTGAATGATATGTTCGCAACAAACGAATTATATTCAAATATAGTATCTAATAATCAACTATGGGATATACCTGTAGAGGAGAAAATCACTTCACATAGAAAAGTAGTCGGTCCGTTAATAGTTTTTTTGAAAAAAATTACAAAAAGGCTATTGTATTGGTTGGTTACTAAACCATTTTTAGTTCAAAAAAACTTCAATGGATCAGTTACTAGAACACTAAATGAAATATGGAATTTTATTGGTGGTATTCAAGAGCAAAATAAAGCAATTGAAAATAAATTAAAAACTTGTTTTGAAGATATTAATACTACGCAAATTAAAAATCATGAGCATCTTCTTAATGAAATATCAATTTTAAAAAAACAAATGGATGAATTAACAAAAGAAACATATAAATTGAAGCAGCAAAAAGAAGATGAAGATGCTTTTACTATTAACTATCTTGAGTTTGAAAATAAATTTAGAGGTACTGAAGAAGATATAAAGGCCAGACAGATGGAGATTTATTTACCCTATTTAGCTAAGAAAATTAATAGGAAGGTTCTTGATGTCGGGTGTGGTCGAGGCGAATTGGTGAATGGTTTATTTGAAAATGGATTTGATTCTTTAGGTATAGATTTAAATAAGCAAATGGTAAATCATTGTCAACAGAAAGGTTATAATGTTGTATATGGGGATGCCTTAGAGTATTTACATGGAATCGAGGATAATAGTCTAGGTGCAATTTTCTCATTACATGTATTTGAGCATCTTCAGCCAGTTCAAATAATGAATCTACTTGAGAGATTTTATGAAAAAGTTGAAGACGGGGGATTAGTTATACTAGAAACGCCAAACCCTGAATGTTTATATACTTTAGCTTATGGTTTTTCAATGGATTTGACTCACAAAAAAATCTTGCATCCGTATACTATGAAATTTTTGTTGGAAGAAGTAGGGTTTAAGGATATTGAAATTAAACATTTAAGCCCAGTTGCGCAATCTGCAAAATTAAAAACTTTAAATGAACAAGATAATATGGAAACGATTAATGATAATTTTAAGAAAATAAATGATTTATTATTTGGCTATCAAGACTATGCTATTGTAGCTAAAAAATAGGGGGTAAATATGAAGAAGAAAATTGCTATTTGTGCTGCACAAATACCATTTAATTATGGAGGCGCTGAGATTTTAGTAGAAGAATTAAATAGACAACTAAATAAAAGAGGGTTTCAATCAGAAATTATTTATGTACCTTTTAAATGGTATCCTAAATCGCAGTTAATAGAAAATGCTTTGGTATGGAAAATGTTGGATTTAACAGAGAGTAATGGTGAAAAAATTGATCTTGTAATTTGCACAAAATATCCTACTTACGCAGTAAAACATCCGAATAAAATTACTTGGCTATTTCACCAACATCGCCCAATTTACGATTTACTTGATACTAGTTATACAGACTTTGATAAATCAAATATCGAAGATTTAAAGTACATTAAACAAATCAAAAAGATAGATGAGTTAACTTTAAAAGAGTCGAAAAAAATCTTTACAATTTCAAAAAATGTATCAGAGAGATTAAAGAAATTTAATGATATAGATAGTGAGGTAGTGTACCCTCCTACACAATTAGAAGGAAGATACTATACAGAAAAATATGATGACTATATTCTGTCAGCAGGTCGATTAGATCCATTAAAAAGAATTGAATTAATGATAGAGGCTATGAAATATGTGAAATCAAATGTTAGATTTTTAATCGCTGGTAGAGGAAAACATGAGAAAATCTTAAAAGAAGTTGTGAAAAAAAACGGATTAGAAAATAGAGTTGAGTTTTTAGGATTTGTAAAAGAAGAGGAATTGCTTAATTTATATGCTAATGCTGGAGCTATCTATTTTGCTCCTAAAGATGAAGATTATGGTTTTATAACTATAGAAGCATTCAAAAGTAAAAAGACCGTTATAACTACAAATGATTCAGGTGGCGTTTTGGAATTTGTAAAAGATCATAAAACAGGTTTAATTTCTAATCCAAATGCAAAAGAAATCGCTCTTAATGTAGATAAGTTATTTCAAGATAAACGTCAATTAGAAATATTGGGTCAGGAAGCTTTTGAAAAAGTAGTAAATATAAATTGGGATTTTGTTGTTGATAAACTAGTAAATGACTTTTTGAAGTAGGTGTATAAATGAAAATCGCATATTTTAGTCCATTAAATCCACTAAAAACAGGTATATCAGATTATAGTGAAGAAATTTTATTGAAATTAAAAGAAAGAGTGGGACAAATCGATTTATTTACTGATAACTATATTCCAAGTAATACAGAGATAAACTCTAATTTTAATATTTATCAAATTACTTCATTTGAACAAATGTATTCAGAGTATGATGAAATTATTTATCATATAGGAAATAATGCAAAATATCATGAACAAATCTATTTAACAGCTTTAAAGTACCCTGGCATTATTGTACTCCATGATTTTGCTATTCATCACTTAATTGCACAATTAACAGTAGGCAGAAATAATTGGGAAGATTATATAGAAGAAATGAAATATAATTATGGTGAAGATGGAGTAGAAATGGCGATTGAATCCCAAAATGGCCATAGACAGGCTATATGGGAAACTGACATGACATTACAATATCCGATTAATAAAAGAATAATAGACAAATCAAAAGGAGTAATAGTACATTCGAAGTTTGCAAAACAGCAAATTATTGAAAATATTAAACCAGATTGTGTAGTTCAGTATGCCCCTCTTTTTGCCGAAAATATAGAAAAAATCGGAAATCAAGAAATGATACAACTGAGAAAAAGATATGGCATTGATGAACAGGCTCTAGTTTTTAGTTCTTTTGGGTTTATTTCCAGAGCAAAGAGAATAGATGTTGTTATTGATATAATTGAAGAGTTAAAAAATACATATTCAAATTTTATATATCTGCTAGTGGGAGAAGAAGAAAAAGATGTTTATGAAATGAGTAAGTATATTAAATCTAAAAATGTGGATAAATATGTTAAATACATTGGTTATGTTAATTTAGAGGAGTTTAAAGATTATGTTAAATTGAGCGACATTTGTATTAACTTAAGATATCCTACTCAAGGAGAGACTTCAGCCAGCCTCTTAAGAATAATTGGTTATGGGAAACCTGTGATAGTTACAGATATTGGGAGTTTCTCAGAGTTGTCTAATGA is part of the Lysinibacillus sp. FSL K6-0232 genome and harbors:
- a CDS encoding class I SAM-dependent methyltransferase; the encoded protein is MTSKQIAKILKNKMDKMEIKNNNSQNGDDLNDMFATNELYSNIVSNNQLWDIPVEEKITSHRKVVGPLIVFLKKITKRLLYWLVTKPFLVQKNFNGSVTRTLNEIWNFIGGIQEQNKAIENKLKTCFEDINTTQIKNHEHLLNEISILKKQMDELTKETYKLKQQKEDEDAFTINYLEFENKFRGTEEDIKARQMEIYLPYLAKKINRKVLDVGCGRGELVNGLFENGFDSLGIDLNKQMVNHCQQKGYNVVYGDALEYLHGIEDNSLGAIFSLHVFEHLQPVQIMNLLERFYEKVEDGGLVILETPNPECLYTLAYGFSMDLTHKKILHPYTMKFLLEEVGFKDIEIKHLSPVAQSAKLKTLNEQDNMETINDNFKKINDLLFGYQDYAIVAKK
- a CDS encoding glycosyltransferase family 4 protein, with amino-acid sequence MKKKIAICAAQIPFNYGGAEILVEELNRQLNKRGFQSEIIYVPFKWYPKSQLIENALVWKMLDLTESNGEKIDLVICTKYPTYAVKHPNKITWLFHQHRPIYDLLDTSYTDFDKSNIEDLKYIKQIKKIDELTLKESKKIFTISKNVSERLKKFNDIDSEVVYPPTQLEGRYYTEKYDDYILSAGRLDPLKRIELMIEAMKYVKSNVRFLIAGRGKHEKILKEVVKKNGLENRVEFLGFVKEEELLNLYANAGAIYFAPKDEDYGFITIEAFKSKKTVITTNDSGGVLEFVKDHKTGLISNPNAKEIALNVDKLFQDKRQLEILGQEAFEKVVNINWDFVVDKLVNDFLK
- a CDS encoding glycosyltransferase family 4 protein; translation: MKIAYFSPLNPLKTGISDYSEEILLKLKERVGQIDLFTDNYIPSNTEINSNFNIYQITSFEQMYSEYDEIIYHIGNNAKYHEQIYLTALKYPGIIVLHDFAIHHLIAQLTVGRNNWEDYIEEMKYNYGEDGVEMAIESQNGHRQAIWETDMTLQYPINKRIIDKSKGVIVHSKFAKQQIIENIKPDCVVQYAPLFAENIEKIGNQEMIQLRKRYGIDEQALVFSSFGFISRAKRIDVVIDIIEELKNTYSNFIYLLVGEEEKDVYEMSKYIKSKNVDKYVKYIGYVNLEEFKDYVKLSDICINLRYPTQGETSASLLRIIGYGKPVIVTDIGSFSELSNDCCFKVNMASEKTDIKKYLKKFLDNPYLAKEIGQRASNYVQENYNVNQTLDAYVNILKWNFDFTELRYYEELFNSVTEDLISLGISSSDDMVDEISNLVGEII